One part of the Flavobacterium johnsoniae UW101 genome encodes these proteins:
- a CDS encoding NAD(P)-dependent alcohol dehydrogenase: MKAVRFFGTNDVRIVNDLEKPSPKGDEVLLKIGGAGVCHSDLHIIDEGIVSGVTFTLGHENAGWIEEIGDDVKGFKKGDAVLVYGPWGCGHCKPCQHSNENYCDHQSEMAYGGGLGLNGGMAEYMLVPSSRLLVPIHDLDPVVAAPLTDAALTPYSAIKRSLPKLMPDEYVVVIGVGGLGHVALQILSEMCSSAIIACDITQERLDFAKKLGAAHVVNSMDKDAAEQIRNITGIKKAKVVIDFVGASSTIDLGTKIVGLDGDLTIVGLGGGKYEYNMNVLPFGVSMTNPYWGSRTELMEVIGLALQKKIKIEIQKFKLDEAVEVYDKLRKGQIKGRAVLVP; encoded by the coding sequence ATGAAAGCAGTACGATTTTTTGGAACAAACGACGTTAGAATTGTAAATGATCTTGAAAAACCATCGCCAAAAGGAGATGAGGTACTTTTAAAAATAGGAGGAGCAGGAGTATGCCATTCAGACCTTCATATTATTGATGAAGGAATAGTCTCGGGAGTAACATTTACTTTAGGACACGAAAATGCAGGATGGATTGAAGAAATAGGAGATGATGTAAAAGGTTTTAAAAAAGGCGACGCCGTTTTAGTATACGGTCCCTGGGGATGCGGACATTGTAAACCGTGTCAGCATTCTAATGAAAATTATTGTGACCACCAATCAGAAATGGCTTACGGAGGCGGATTAGGTTTAAACGGAGGTATGGCAGAGTATATGCTTGTGCCGTCTTCACGATTATTAGTACCAATTCATGATTTAGATCCCGTAGTTGCAGCACCTTTAACAGATGCCGCTTTAACACCATATTCTGCCATAAAACGTTCACTTCCAAAATTAATGCCTGATGAATATGTTGTAGTAATAGGAGTAGGTGGTTTAGGACATGTTGCACTTCAAATTTTATCAGAAATGTGCTCTTCTGCAATTATTGCCTGCGACATTACTCAGGAAAGATTAGATTTTGCCAAAAAATTAGGAGCTGCTCATGTCGTTAACTCTATGGATAAAGATGCAGCAGAACAAATACGAAACATTACCGGAATCAAAAAAGCAAAAGTGGTAATAGATTTTGTTGGAGCTTCATCAACAATAGATTTAGGAACTAAAATTGTTGGTTTAGACGGAGATTTAACCATTGTAGGTCTTGGAGGAGGAAAATACGAATACAACATGAATGTACTGCCTTTTGGAGTAAGCATGACCAATCCGTATTGGGGTTCCAGAACCGAATTAATGGAAGTGATAGGACTTGCACTTCAGAAAAAAATAAAAATTGAAATTCAAAAATTCAAATTAGACGAAGCTGTTGAAGTGTATGATAAATTAAGAAAAGGGCAAATAAAAGGAAGAGCAGTATTAGTTCCATAA
- a CDS encoding RagB/SusD family nutrient uptake outer membrane protein → MKTKTFLSIKVLTLFSFIFLLNSCTDLDEVFLDEIPGNTVSDPAGSLAAAYDRLGDGTFVDHGAIFAMQEYTTDEAILPTRGSDWGDGGKWRDMHEFTWSSSNAIIVGNWDLLTNGITRCITAIESAEKSSITEKKLFSAEAKALLAFYTYTTLDLYGQAPYKDPMDPKADLQILKADTQIDKLITDVEALIPDLADIGTQRTYHGRFTKQAAYGFLATMYLNRAVFKDRYNASSNFNFNEPALSGGGTDMDRVIYYTSLLIDSGKFSLESDYFKNFARDNDNGKELIFAISQKIDYIRNGSNSFAYVCMERNQRTSAANRGTNAACTTPEFYATWDGNHDDPRFEQHYQYADGTWFMNDGTDVSVPATDIVPKSANLPWFHFNRGIQAGLQYGPILLASGSLEMVGNRIKVSPLYMEKSTGTRMNFTPSLTFSDPTKSVFAQNEINQGARVFKYEFDPEGGNGNSNVDIPLFRLGGIYAMRAEAYFRKGNTGSAMDDLNKLRTSRKRESLFGNAAGKALTSLDSQQLYKELGFELYWELQRRPQSIRFGKYDLAGTAKAASQPFRRIFPIPQTVIDQKVFQQNQGYN, encoded by the coding sequence ATGAAGACAAAGACATTTTTAAGCATAAAAGTTTTAACATTATTCTCTTTTATTTTTCTTCTAAACAGCTGTACTGATCTGGATGAAGTCTTTTTAGATGAAATTCCTGGAAATACAGTTTCAGATCCTGCAGGTTCACTTGCTGCCGCTTATGACAGATTAGGTGACGGAACTTTCGTTGATCACGGAGCCATTTTTGCCATGCAGGAATATACTACAGATGAAGCTATTTTACCAACTCGCGGAAGTGACTGGGGAGACGGAGGAAAATGGAGAGACATGCACGAATTTACATGGAGTTCTAGTAATGCAATTATTGTAGGGAACTGGGATTTATTAACAAATGGTATTACACGTTGTATAACAGCTATAGAATCGGCTGAAAAAAGTTCAATTACTGAAAAGAAATTATTTTCTGCAGAAGCAAAAGCACTTTTGGCTTTTTACACATATACCACTTTGGATTTATACGGACAAGCTCCATACAAAGATCCAATGGATCCTAAAGCTGATTTGCAAATTTTAAAAGCAGATACTCAAATCGATAAATTAATTACCGATGTTGAGGCTTTAATTCCAGATTTAGCTGATATTGGAACGCAGAGAACTTACCACGGAAGATTTACAAAACAGGCAGCTTATGGTTTCTTAGCTACAATGTACTTAAACCGTGCGGTGTTTAAAGACCGTTACAATGCATCATCAAATTTTAATTTTAATGAACCGGCATTATCAGGCGGAGGAACAGATATGGATCGTGTTATTTACTACACATCATTGTTGATCGATTCAGGAAAATTTAGTTTAGAAAGTGACTATTTTAAAAACTTTGCCAGAGATAATGACAATGGTAAAGAACTTATTTTTGCGATTTCTCAAAAGATAGATTACATCCGTAATGGTTCTAACAGCTTTGCTTATGTATGTATGGAACGTAACCAAAGAACATCTGCAGCAAACAGAGGAACAAATGCAGCTTGTACAACTCCTGAGTTTTATGCAACATGGGATGGCAATCATGACGATCCAAGATTTGAACAGCATTATCAATATGCTGATGGTACATGGTTTATGAATGATGGTACAGATGTAAGTGTTCCGGCAACAGACATTGTTCCAAAAAGTGCTAATTTACCTTGGTTCCACTTCAACAGAGGAATCCAGGCTGGACTTCAATACGGACCGATATTATTAGCTTCTGGTTCTCTTGAAATGGTAGGAAACCGTATTAAAGTTTCTCCATTGTATATGGAAAAAAGCACAGGTACAAGAATGAATTTTACACCATCATTAACGTTCTCAGATCCAACTAAATCTGTTTTTGCTCAAAATGAAATTAATCAGGGAGCTCGTGTTTTTAAATATGAATTTGACCCTGAAGGAGGAAACGGAAACAGTAATGTTGATATTCCATTATTCCGTTTAGGAGGAATTTACGCAATGAGAGCCGAAGCTTATTTCAGAAAAGGAAATACAGGTTCTGCAATGGATGATTTAAACAAACTGCGTACAAGCAGAAAAAGAGAATCTTTATTTGGTAACGCTGCAGGAAAAGCCCTTACATCTTTAGATTCACAGCAATTATACAAAGAATTAGGTTTCGAATTATACTGGGAATTGCAAAGAAGACCACAGAGCATTCGTTTTGGAAAATACGATTTAGCAGGAACTGCAAAAGCTGCTTCACAGCCATTTAGAAGAATATTTCCAATCCCCCAAACTGTTATCGACCAAAAAGTGTTTCAACAGAACCAAGGGTACAATTAA